Proteins found in one Miscanthus floridulus cultivar M001 chromosome 4, ASM1932011v1, whole genome shotgun sequence genomic segment:
- the LOC136552897 gene encoding protein SRC2-like, translating to MAYRTLEVTLLSARDLKRVNLISRMQVYAVVTISANPLTRQCTQPDPYGGRHPCWNTSFRFNIPPSAATATGCLHVLLRTERARGDRDVGEVIVPLADILAGGGAALDPGPRPPQLASYQVRKVHRCEPRGVLNVSYRLGPIVAPQARAVDEADTTFVGYPVPRQFYTPPYAYLPSPLSLAPPRPPAQAAGRDAQLQPPAQYSLPAATYPQAAATYPQQAAAGRAAVPAPASGESNGELGFGVGLGAGLVSGAIGGMLVAGDVMMSDAAAYNSGYRAGLADGGAAAVYKNSHRVHDKVEAKRTAV from the coding sequence ATGGCGTACAGGACGCTGGAGGTGACTCTCCTGTCGGCTAGGGACCTCAAGAGAGTGAACCTGATCTCGCGCATGCAGGTGTACGCCGTGGTGACCATCTCCGCCAACCCTCTGACGCGGCAGTGCACCCAGCCGGACCCCTACGGCGGGCGCCACCCGTGCTGGAACACCTCGTTCCGGTTCAACATCCCACCCAGCGCCGCGACGGCCACCGGCTGCCTCCACGTGCTCCTGCGCACCGAGCGCGCCCGGGGCGACCGCGACGTCGGCGAGGTCATCGTGCCCTTGGCCGACATCCTCGCCGGCGGCGGAGCCGCGTTAGACCCCGGGCCCCGGCCGCCGCAGCTCGCGTCGTACCAGGTCCGCAAGGTGCACCGCTGCGAGCCGCGCGGCGTGCTCAACGTGTCGTACCGCCTCGGCCCCATCGTCGCCCCGCAGGCGAGAGCCGTCGACGAGGCCGACACCACCTTCGTCGGGTACCCGGTGCCGCGGCAGTTCTACACCCCGCCGTATGCCTACCTGCCCTCGCCGCTGTCCCTGGCGCCGCCCCGTCCTCCGGCGCAAGCTGCCGGTCGCGACGCCCAGCTGCAACCACCTGCACAGTACAGCTTGCCTGCTGCGACTTATCCGCAGGCTGCTGCTACTTATCCACAGCAGGCGGCTGCCGGGCGCGCTGCTGTGCCGGCGCCGGCGAGCGGGGAGAGCAACGGGGAGCTGGGCTTCGGGGTGGGCCTCGGCGCGGGGCTGGTCAGCGGCGCGATCGGCGGGATGCTGGTCGCCGGCGACGTGATGATGTCTGACGCGGCGGCTTACAACTCCGGGTACCGCGCTGGACTggccgacggcggcgcggcagctgTGTACAAGAACTCTCATCGCGTTCACGACAAAGTCGAAGCAAAACGGACGGCGGTGTGA